One Betta splendens chromosome 16, fBetSpl5.4, whole genome shotgun sequence genomic window carries:
- the LOC114843164 gene encoding histidine N-acetyltransferase-like isoform X4, whose amino-acid sequence MALGIVGAVKIHDALTVRSTRMSAALEFSLAQEQDFQQVLNICSSDAFDGLDYMAAAFHRWLQEPGRVVFIARKDNRVVALESALLIDGGQTAVFQGLRVVPDLRGHGIADALQKHVTDYIHQHYPQVSAVRLSRAVQPSPQTLAKYRLVAKEAVVSLRCEAVHLQAFVAELGSRLHGHDTVTLSQQQAETLILSDHVVFSLLPSKTIINDWEPLKPMEANMEVLRRRRLTWIVDRELEPSAISLCTTPYPVPYRHDALHFNINIFSHSVSSACAVFVAQLESLLPRLQGLLIFHTFVHPEVWSGLRQFCQNNAGVSFFKDYWEEVILERDL is encoded by the exons ATGGCGCTAGGGATTGTGG GTGCTGTGAAGATTCACGACGCTCTTACAGTACGCAGTACGAGGATGTCTGCAGCTCTGGAGTTCAGTCTGGCGCAGGAACAGGACTTCCAGCAG GTCCTGAACATCTGCAGCAGTGACGCCTTCGATGGCTTGGACTACATGGCTGCTGCCTTCCaccgctggctgcaggagcctggACGCGTCGTCTTCATTGCTCGGAAGGACAACAGAGTG GTGGCGCTGGAGTCTGCTCTGCTCATAGATGGGGGTCAGACAGCTGTATTTCAGGGTCTCAGGGTGGTCCCGGACTTAAGAGGTCACGGCATCGCTGACGCCCTCCAGAAGCACGTCACAGACTACATCCACCAGCATTACCCACAAGTCTCTGCTGTGAGGCTGAGCCGAGCAGTTCAGCCGTCACCTCAGACACTGGCCAAGTACAGACTCGTGGCTAAGGAG gccgTCGTGTCTCTGCGCTGTGAGGCCGTACACCTCCAAGCGTTTGTTGCTGAACTTGGCTCCAGGCTCCACGGCCACGACACGGTGACTCTGAGCCAGCAGCAGGCCGAGACGCTGATCCTGAGCGACCACGTGGTTTTCAGCCTGCTGCCCAGTAAAACCATCATCAACGACTGGGAGCCTCTGAAGCCCATGGAGGCCAACATGGAGGtgctgcggcgccggcgctTGACGTGGATAGTGGACCGTGAGCTGGAGCCGTCAGCCATCAGCCTGTGCACCACGCCGTACCCTGTCCCCTACCGCCACGATGCCCTGCACTTCAACATCAACATCTTCAGCCACAGCGTTTCCTCggcctgtgctgtgtttgtggctcaGCTTGAGTCGCTGCTGCCCAGACTCCAAGGTCTGCTGATCTTCCACACCTTTGTGCACCCTGAGGTCTGGTCTGGGCTGCGGCAGTTCTGTCAGAACAATGCCGGCGTCTCTTTCTTCAAGGACTACTGGGAGGAGGTTATCCTGGAGAGGGACCTCTGA
- the LOC114843164 gene encoding histidine N-acetyltransferase-like isoform X1, with protein sequence MLFFFFCVLCRFVSSLVTLHPLMSRLKSTSASSHNHGASGSRVLRYHHVLVEIRKRGQMDANNDAGATWGSLNCTDGARDCAVKIHDALTVRSTRMSAALEFSLAQEQDFQQVLNICSSDAFDGLDYMAAAFHRWLQEPGRVVFIARKDNRVVALESALLIDGGQTAVFQGLRVVPDLRGHGIADALQKHVTDYIHQHYPQVSAVRLSRAVQPSPQTLAKYRLVAKEAVVSLRCEAVHLQAFVAELGSRLHGHDTVTLSQQQAETLILSDHVVFSLLPSKTIINDWEPLKPMEANMEVLRRRRLTWIVDRELEPSAISLCTTPYPVPYRHDALHFNINIFSHSVSSACAVFVAQLESLLPRLQGLLIFHTFVHPEVWSGLRQFCQNNAGVSFFKDYWEEVILERDL encoded by the exons atgctcttcttcttcttctg CGTCCTTtgcaggtttgtcagcagcctCGTTACCCTCCACCCCCTTATGAGCAG gcTCAAATCCACTTCTGCCTCTTCCCATAACCATGGAG CTTCAGGGAGCAGGGTGTTGCGCTACCATCACGTGCTGGTGGAAATACGAAAACGAGGTCAAATGGATGCAAATAATGATGCAGGAGCAACCTGGGGCTCATTGAACTGCACCGATGGCGCTAGGGATT GTGCTGTGAAGATTCACGACGCTCTTACAGTACGCAGTACGAGGATGTCTGCAGCTCTGGAGTTCAGTCTGGCGCAGGAACAGGACTTCCAGCAG GTCCTGAACATCTGCAGCAGTGACGCCTTCGATGGCTTGGACTACATGGCTGCTGCCTTCCaccgctggctgcaggagcctggACGCGTCGTCTTCATTGCTCGGAAGGACAACAGAGTG GTGGCGCTGGAGTCTGCTCTGCTCATAGATGGGGGTCAGACAGCTGTATTTCAGGGTCTCAGGGTGGTCCCGGACTTAAGAGGTCACGGCATCGCTGACGCCCTCCAGAAGCACGTCACAGACTACATCCACCAGCATTACCCACAAGTCTCTGCTGTGAGGCTGAGCCGAGCAGTTCAGCCGTCACCTCAGACACTGGCCAAGTACAGACTCGTGGCTAAGGAG gccgTCGTGTCTCTGCGCTGTGAGGCCGTACACCTCCAAGCGTTTGTTGCTGAACTTGGCTCCAGGCTCCACGGCCACGACACGGTGACTCTGAGCCAGCAGCAGGCCGAGACGCTGATCCTGAGCGACCACGTGGTTTTCAGCCTGCTGCCCAGTAAAACCATCATCAACGACTGGGAGCCTCTGAAGCCCATGGAGGCCAACATGGAGGtgctgcggcgccggcgctTGACGTGGATAGTGGACCGTGAGCTGGAGCCGTCAGCCATCAGCCTGTGCACCACGCCGTACCCTGTCCCCTACCGCCACGATGCCCTGCACTTCAACATCAACATCTTCAGCCACAGCGTTTCCTCggcctgtgctgtgtttgtggctcaGCTTGAGTCGCTGCTGCCCAGACTCCAAGGTCTGCTGATCTTCCACACCTTTGTGCACCCTGAGGTCTGGTCTGGGCTGCGGCAGTTCTGTCAGAACAATGCCGGCGTCTCTTTCTTCAAGGACTACTGGGAGGAGGTTATCCTGGAGAGGGACCTCTGA
- the LOC114843164 gene encoding histidine N-acetyltransferase-like isoform X3, giving the protein MSRLKSTSASSHNHGASGSRVLRYHHVLVEIRKRGQMDANNDAGATWGSLNCTDGARDCAVKIHDALTVRSTRMSAALEFSLAQEQDFQQVLNICSSDAFDGLDYMAAAFHRWLQEPGRVVFIARKDNRVVALESALLIDGGQTAVFQGLRVVPDLRGHGIADALQKHVTDYIHQHYPQVSAVRLSRAVQPSPQTLAKYRLVAKEAVVSLRCEAVHLQAFVAELGSRLHGHDTVTLSQQQAETLILSDHVVFSLLPSKTIINDWEPLKPMEANMEVLRRRRLTWIVDRELEPSAISLCTTPYPVPYRHDALHFNINIFSHSVSSACAVFVAQLESLLPRLQGLLIFHTFVHPEVWSGLRQFCQNNAGVSFFKDYWEEVILERDL; this is encoded by the exons ATGAGCAG gcTCAAATCCACTTCTGCCTCTTCCCATAACCATGGAG CTTCAGGGAGCAGGGTGTTGCGCTACCATCACGTGCTGGTGGAAATACGAAAACGAGGTCAAATGGATGCAAATAATGATGCAGGAGCAACCTGGGGCTCATTGAACTGCACCGATGGCGCTAGGGATT GTGCTGTGAAGATTCACGACGCTCTTACAGTACGCAGTACGAGGATGTCTGCAGCTCTGGAGTTCAGTCTGGCGCAGGAACAGGACTTCCAGCAG GTCCTGAACATCTGCAGCAGTGACGCCTTCGATGGCTTGGACTACATGGCTGCTGCCTTCCaccgctggctgcaggagcctggACGCGTCGTCTTCATTGCTCGGAAGGACAACAGAGTG GTGGCGCTGGAGTCTGCTCTGCTCATAGATGGGGGTCAGACAGCTGTATTTCAGGGTCTCAGGGTGGTCCCGGACTTAAGAGGTCACGGCATCGCTGACGCCCTCCAGAAGCACGTCACAGACTACATCCACCAGCATTACCCACAAGTCTCTGCTGTGAGGCTGAGCCGAGCAGTTCAGCCGTCACCTCAGACACTGGCCAAGTACAGACTCGTGGCTAAGGAG gccgTCGTGTCTCTGCGCTGTGAGGCCGTACACCTCCAAGCGTTTGTTGCTGAACTTGGCTCCAGGCTCCACGGCCACGACACGGTGACTCTGAGCCAGCAGCAGGCCGAGACGCTGATCCTGAGCGACCACGTGGTTTTCAGCCTGCTGCCCAGTAAAACCATCATCAACGACTGGGAGCCTCTGAAGCCCATGGAGGCCAACATGGAGGtgctgcggcgccggcgctTGACGTGGATAGTGGACCGTGAGCTGGAGCCGTCAGCCATCAGCCTGTGCACCACGCCGTACCCTGTCCCCTACCGCCACGATGCCCTGCACTTCAACATCAACATCTTCAGCCACAGCGTTTCCTCggcctgtgctgtgtttgtggctcaGCTTGAGTCGCTGCTGCCCAGACTCCAAGGTCTGCTGATCTTCCACACCTTTGTGCACCCTGAGGTCTGGTCTGGGCTGCGGCAGTTCTGTCAGAACAATGCCGGCGTCTCTTTCTTCAAGGACTACTGGGAGGAGGTTATCCTGGAGAGGGACCTCTGA
- the LOC114843164 gene encoding histidine N-acetyltransferase-like isoform X2 has translation MAACGLVLCRFVSSLVTLHPLMSRLKSTSASSHNHGASGSRVLRYHHVLVEIRKRGQMDANNDAGATWGSLNCTDGARDCAVKIHDALTVRSTRMSAALEFSLAQEQDFQQVLNICSSDAFDGLDYMAAAFHRWLQEPGRVVFIARKDNRVVALESALLIDGGQTAVFQGLRVVPDLRGHGIADALQKHVTDYIHQHYPQVSAVRLSRAVQPSPQTLAKYRLVAKEAVVSLRCEAVHLQAFVAELGSRLHGHDTVTLSQQQAETLILSDHVVFSLLPSKTIINDWEPLKPMEANMEVLRRRRLTWIVDRELEPSAISLCTTPYPVPYRHDALHFNINIFSHSVSSACAVFVAQLESLLPRLQGLLIFHTFVHPEVWSGLRQFCQNNAGVSFFKDYWEEVILERDL, from the exons ATGGCAGCTTGCGGTCT CGTCCTTtgcaggtttgtcagcagcctCGTTACCCTCCACCCCCTTATGAGCAG gcTCAAATCCACTTCTGCCTCTTCCCATAACCATGGAG CTTCAGGGAGCAGGGTGTTGCGCTACCATCACGTGCTGGTGGAAATACGAAAACGAGGTCAAATGGATGCAAATAATGATGCAGGAGCAACCTGGGGCTCATTGAACTGCACCGATGGCGCTAGGGATT GTGCTGTGAAGATTCACGACGCTCTTACAGTACGCAGTACGAGGATGTCTGCAGCTCTGGAGTTCAGTCTGGCGCAGGAACAGGACTTCCAGCAG GTCCTGAACATCTGCAGCAGTGACGCCTTCGATGGCTTGGACTACATGGCTGCTGCCTTCCaccgctggctgcaggagcctggACGCGTCGTCTTCATTGCTCGGAAGGACAACAGAGTG GTGGCGCTGGAGTCTGCTCTGCTCATAGATGGGGGTCAGACAGCTGTATTTCAGGGTCTCAGGGTGGTCCCGGACTTAAGAGGTCACGGCATCGCTGACGCCCTCCAGAAGCACGTCACAGACTACATCCACCAGCATTACCCACAAGTCTCTGCTGTGAGGCTGAGCCGAGCAGTTCAGCCGTCACCTCAGACACTGGCCAAGTACAGACTCGTGGCTAAGGAG gccgTCGTGTCTCTGCGCTGTGAGGCCGTACACCTCCAAGCGTTTGTTGCTGAACTTGGCTCCAGGCTCCACGGCCACGACACGGTGACTCTGAGCCAGCAGCAGGCCGAGACGCTGATCCTGAGCGACCACGTGGTTTTCAGCCTGCTGCCCAGTAAAACCATCATCAACGACTGGGAGCCTCTGAAGCCCATGGAGGCCAACATGGAGGtgctgcggcgccggcgctTGACGTGGATAGTGGACCGTGAGCTGGAGCCGTCAGCCATCAGCCTGTGCACCACGCCGTACCCTGTCCCCTACCGCCACGATGCCCTGCACTTCAACATCAACATCTTCAGCCACAGCGTTTCCTCggcctgtgctgtgtttgtggctcaGCTTGAGTCGCTGCTGCCCAGACTCCAAGGTCTGCTGATCTTCCACACCTTTGTGCACCCTGAGGTCTGGTCTGGGCTGCGGCAGTTCTGTCAGAACAATGCCGGCGTCTCTTTCTTCAAGGACTACTGGGAGGAGGTTATCCTGGAGAGGGACCTCTGA